A window from Mangifera indica cultivar Alphonso chromosome 2, CATAS_Mindica_2.1, whole genome shotgun sequence encodes these proteins:
- the LOC123204891 gene encoding ankyrin repeat-containing protein BDA1-like, whose translation MITPLHYAAQVDDESNLADFLYVCPSSMEDLTVKGETAVHVALKKGSLKAFKVLLGFRRCFDKERILNWEDEEGNNALHTAVSVNQPEAVKLLIRDIDINRKNSKGLTALDIFYDRQGSLDTAVKDILLAAKVKTAPISL comes from the exons ATGATTACTCCTTTGCACTATGCAGCTCAAGTAGACGACGAATCCAATTTGGCTgattttttgtatgtttgtccaTCATCAATGGAAGATTTGACTGTTAAAGGTGAAACTGCTGTCCATGTTGCCCTCAAAAAAGGGAGTCTCAAGGCCTTTAAAGTCTTGTTAGGATTTCGTCGATGCTTCGACAAAGAACGGATTCTAAACTGGGAGGACGAAGAAGGAAACAATGCATTGCATACTGCAGTATCTGTAAATCAACCTGAG GCGGTGAAGCTGTTGATCAGAGATATCGACATCAATAGAAAGAACAGTAAAGGTTTGACAGCATTGGACATCTTCTATGATCGCCAAGGTTCGCTAGATACAGCAGTTAAGGACATTCTACTTGCTGCTAAAGTTAAAACAGCACCCATAagtctttga